Genomic window (Capricornis sumatraensis isolate serow.1 chromosome 1, serow.2, whole genome shotgun sequence):
CCCCAACCCCGGGGAATCCAAGCTACCCAGACAGCTCAACTCCTTGGAGAGTTTGAAATGTCATCCTGGTTGTCATTAAGACAACTAATTACTGAACTTCATCGGCGTTGTCAAGCTCCAAAGGGCAAGGAAAATTAAACCGGCCTCTTTGGAGAAAACCGTTTAGTGGCTGACACATTTAGTGATTATGGGGCGATGGGAGGGGCCAGCAGAGGAGCCCCAGCCTCGCATGGAGGGTTTTGGGTCAGGGGAGCCTTCCCAGGAGTGTTTGAGTAGGAAATGGTATGTACTCAGCACCACCCTCGCAGCACCACttcacccccagcccctgaccaATATCCAAAGCCAAAGCATCAGCCTAGGAAGggaagcccagggccagccttcaCCTTCTGGTTTCAGGTGCAGGATGGGCCCTGGTGCGGCGGCTAGGACAGGACAGGGAACTGAAGGCAGGAGTTGAAGGGAGAGGCGGCAGCAGGCGAAACAGCAGAGGTTGGCGGTGGGGAGGGCgtgaccccccccccaccagctTGCTCTGCTTCAGTCTTCCCCTGGGGCACCCAGTGGACTGCTTGCTAGTCATCACTTGCATTCAGAACCTCTTCCCTGCCTGAAACAGCGTGTTCTTAATACTCTAGATTCACCATTCTGGTAAACAGAGGGTTTGTACCCAGGAGGAAGGTGAATCCGGACACACGGCAAAAAGGCCAGGTGAGGGGGCTAGACTGTCCTCCCTGGGAGGAGCCGTCCCAGCTCTGCAGAGACGGCATCTCTCACCCTCCCTCACAGGTTGAGGGAGAAGTCGACCTGGTGGGGATGGTGAGGCTCACAGAGACCAGGAAGCCTTTTGTCCCCGAGAATAACCCGGAGCGGAACCACTGGCATTACCGGGACCTGGAGGCCATGGCCAGGCTCACAGGCGCAGAGCCCATCTTCATCGACGCGGACTTCAGTATGTCATGGCCAGCACACCCCaacacctccctcctcccctcctgtccTCCACACCCCGGCGTGTATCAGTGGCAGGAGTGTGCCCACCTTGGCTGAGTGCCCCACAGCCACCGTGAGGACACCTTCCATGTTCCTGCAGAGAGCACAGTCCCTGGAGGGCCCGTCGGAGGGCAGACCAGAGTCACCCTGCGCAACGAGCACCTGCAGTACGTCATCACCTGGTGAGCCGGGCCTGGCCTCGCCcacactcccccccaccccaccagccccTGGCAGCGTGCCCACCCCCCAGGCCTGACAGCGCGCTCTGCTTTTCAACCCAAGGTACGGACTCTGTGCGGCCACATCGTACCTCTGGTGCAAGAAGTTCCTAAGTCGGACTCCTGGTGTGTGAGGAGGTTAGCAGAAGTCAGCCTGTCCCTgaacaactgaagccacttagagAGATTTGGTTTTATGCTGATCATGTGCCCTTGTATTAATAAATCTCTACACCACACGAAGTGCCGTTCTTTCCGCCCAAACTCCAATGCACCACCTAGGACAGCCTTTTGAGAAACTGGAGACGTGCACACACAGGGCTTCCATGTGGCAGCAGTGAGGCCCTGCAACAGCCCACACACAGCTGgcgtagcccctgctcgccacacaCGGGAGGGCAAAGAGCCTGCGCAGAAGTGAAAACAAAACCGGACACACAGCTGATGAAGGTGTTGTCGCCACCCCCAAACTCTCACTCCAAAACGCCTGACACCAGCTGGACAAGAATCTTCTTTATTACTTTTATGTACAGAAAACTCAACAGTGCACACTCAGCCCAGCTTGGTGGCCAGCTCTTTGGCCTTCGCCTTTTCCAGCTTGGCGATGCGAGCCACTGACTTTGGCCCCAGGACATTGCCTCCCCAGTGACGACGGATCTGTGGGAGAAGAGGCAGTCAGCCTGCTGTTCATTTCCTGAGGCTTTCAAACCACGCTAGTGCATGCAGTTCTATTTCCCTGTTCCCAGCTGACTGGTGTATACGACTGCTCAGACAAGAGCAGCCAGTCTGACTAAAGGCTTCACTCAGAGCCAGTATCTGGAGTGAACACGCTTCTTACCTCGTCGTATCTGTCATTGTAATTGGTCCTGATGGCCTCCACCAGCTTCGCCAGAGCACTCTTGTCCTCCCTGACAAAGCAGAGGGAAGTTCAGGTCACTGGCCTGTGAAGTTAGCCCCCTCCCTCAAAGCAGACAGGATGTCAGTTTAGACCCAACACAAGCCTCTTGCCTCAGATACAACATGACCACATGGCTTCTTCAGGTGAAGAAATTCATAACCATCACTGGCAAAGATTCAGAAAATGCTCTTTTTAAAGCCTGGTCTTTAAGGTAAGATCCTGACAAACCGTGGGAacctggggtggggcagggcggcCCCCAGTGCCGGGAACACCGGCTCCGCTGCACTTACGAGTTGACCTGCGTGAAGGCCACGGTGGTGCACGTCTTCCTGTGGACCAGGCGCCCCAGCCGGGCCTTGCCCTTGATGATGCAGTAGGGGACCCCCATCTTGCGGCACAGGGCGGGCAGGAAGACCACGAGCTGGAAGACAGCGTTAGCGCTAGCGCCATCTGAAGCTAAAGCAGTAATATAAAAAGGCTAGCGTGGTAGCCATCGCTCAGAGTTAAAAAGCTCATGTGTTTGCACTTCAAGGTTTAATTCAGTAAGAAATTCACATCATCGCAAAAGCCAGGAACTGCACCCCTTGTCAGGACTTCCTTATATGAAAAGCTGACCGTCCGTGTCATTCCACCAGAGCCTGTCAGGCCCAGCATCTAGCTTGGCGCTGTCTTCCTGGTACAGACAAGCACCCACCAATCTAAGCCCAGCAGTTGGCACAGGAGAAGCAGCCACACACACCTCGATGGGATCCACGTCGTGAGCCATCACCACCAGCTGCGCCTTCTTGTTCTCCACCAGGGTGGTGACCGTGTTGACCCCTAGAACACACAGCCAGTTTGCATGAGGGCGGGTGGGGCTACTGTTCCCAAAAGCAGTTCCACTGCAGCCTGGCTGTGACTCAGGGTTAAAAAGCTCGGATTTTACTCTCCACAGTGATTCCAGGAGAAGAAATTCATGCATCATTGCCAACAGCCTGCCCCACAACTCACCCTCTTCAAGGAGAGGTCCACTCACCTGCTCGGAGGACAGGCGGCCTCTTGGTGGGGACATCACCTTTGCCGGCAGCCTTCTTCTCGGCTCGGGCCAGCAGCCtctgcttcttctcctgcttCGTCTCTGGTCTGTACTTGTGGGCCAGCTTAAGCAGCTGAGTAGCtgacaaaaaaaaagaccaccGTTCAAATTTGAAGTTGCAGTATTTGTCACTTAACATAACAAATGCTCGATCACCATCCTGAGTACAACCAGAGTCCAAGAGATCTCAGACCCAGTTCATTATCCCATCAGTATATCATGCTGTGGAACGAAACGAGGAAAACCAGCCTATTAAAAATACCCACTACCCCTTCAAAAGCCTGAGTTCTAGCAGGGCCAAAAAAGGGTGTCAACCACGCCCAAGAAAGCCCTTCCCAACAGTGTTTTTAGGCCACAGAACCTCACCTGTCTGTCGGTCCAGGGCCTGGGTGAACTGGTTTATCGCAGGAGGCACTTTCAGCCGCTTATAGAGAATAGCCCTTTGCCGCTGCAGCCGGATGTAGCGGGGCCATTTGACAAAGCGGGTGAGGTCCCTCTTGGGCTGGATGTCCTGTCCTGTGAAGTAAAGAGTAACTAGGTGAGGCTCAAGCTCCTTGTCAAGTTCAGGTACAGAGACACACTCAAGGATGTAGGTGCATCAGCGATCTTGGTGGTTTAAAATGTCATCACCGTCTTCCAGGGAACAGACTCTTGCATCACTTGCACACAAACACCAGAGAACACAGGGAAGACTACAGCGCCACCTCTTGCTCAACAAGCAACCGAGGCGCAGTCCGCCCCATCACCTCTGCTCCGGGAACACCAGTTTCTTGATGGCCAGCACCCAGGCTCCACGGTAACCATGCTCGGGCTTACAGTGAGGCCACCGAAAAACGACCAtcactgtcccccacccccgGCTCAAAGCAAGAGATTAAGAGCCAAGCACAATTTAGTTAGAAAGTGGCAAAACGTGAGAATTCCAACCCACGTAAGCCTCGATTCCAACCCCAGTGAAATCTAGAATAAG
Coding sequences:
- the SURF1 gene encoding surfeit locus protein 1 is translated as MELKNLEYRPVKVRGHFDHSKELYMMPRTMVDPAREAREAGRLSSAAESGAYVVTPFYCTELGFTILVNRGFVPRRKVNPDTRQKGQVEGEVDLVGMVRLTETRKPFVPENNPERNHWHYRDLEAMARLTGAEPIFIDADFKSTVPGGPVGGQTRVTLRNEHLQYVITWYGLCAATSYLWCKKFLSRTPGV
- the RPL7A gene encoding large ribosomal subunit protein eL8 is translated as MYEPGGLRARAAPDTGRGRACPRGWRGRPPSALVFGGLWPLGPAPLQRNRQRRRRKLVFLLAQPKGKKAKGKKVAPAPAVVKKQEAKKVVNPLFEKRPKNFGIGQDIQPKRDLTRFVKWPRYIRLQRQRAILYKRLKVPPAINQFTQALDRQTATQLLKLAHKYRPETKQEKKQRLLARAEKKAAGKGDVPTKRPPVLRAGVNTVTTLVENKKAQLVVMAHDVDPIELVVFLPALCRKMGVPYCIIKGKARLGRLVHRKTCTTVAFTQVNSEDKSALAKLVEAIRTNYNDRYDEIRRHWGGNVLGPKSVARIAKLEKAKAKELATKLG